The genomic stretch AGGTCGCGGGCCAGGTCCTCCACCCGCCCCAGCGGCCGGTTGACCGCGCCGCCGAGCAGGGGTGACGTCGCCGGGTCCGCGCCCAGGAAGCACGGGGTAGTCGCGACCAGCGCGCCGTCGACGACGAGGTTGTTCAACGACACGTGGTGACCGCCGAAGCGCCAGCCCCACGGCGCGGTGCCGCCGGGCTCACCGAACACCCGCAGGTGGTACAGCCCCGGGTCCCGGCCGCGCTCCCGGTCGAAGCGGGTCACGAAGCCCTCGACCTGGTCCAGCACATTCTCCAGGCCGATGATCGTGGCCACCGTGACGTACCCGGGCGTGGACAGCCCCGTGGACACCAGCCGCATCGCGCCCCGCTGCTGGGCCGGCCGCTGCGCGTGGACGGTCAGGCCGCCGTGGTCGGTCGGCGTGTAGAACCACCGCCGGCGCTCGGCATCGGAGGCATCCGAGCTCGGCACCGGCGCGGTGGCCACGCGTCGCTGCTCGGCGTCCAGGGAGTCCAGCCACGCCCCGGCCGCCTCGGCCATCCGCGCGGCCACCTCGCGCGCCGCCCGACCATCCGGGCCGTCCTCGTCCGCCACGGTCCCCGGAGCCGCCATGCCGGCAACGTAGCGCGCGCCGGGCTTTCCGGCGCTCGGAGACACCTCGTAACGTGATGCCCGTCACTCTGCTGTCGATGCCGTCCGAGCGCCTGGAGGAACCCCTGTGCCCACCCCCACCGACGACCGCCGCGACCTCCTCACCGTGATCGCGTCCATGCGGGCCGCGCCCGGCAAGCGGGACGAGCTCCGGGCGGCCCTCGAGGCGCTCGTCGAGCCGACCAGCCGGGAGCAGGGGTACGTCAACTACGACCTGCACCAGGGGGTCGAGGACCCGGACGCGTTCTTCTTCTACGAGAACTGGGAGTCCGGGCAGGACCTGGACGCCCACCTCGCGGCGGAGCACCTGACGGCGTTCGCTGCCCGGATCCCCGAGCTGCTCGACGAGGCCGGGCTGACGGTGAACCGCGTGCGGCGGATCGCCTGACCTCAGGCGGTCCCGTCGGCGGCGGCGCGCTCGTCGAGGACCCCGACGAACGCCGAGGCGACGAGGGCGACCGTGCGGTCGTCGTCCTGGGCCAGCCGCCGCAGCACCTCCTGGCCGGTGGTCCCCGCCAGCTCCACCAGCGCCTGGGCCAGCCGGATCCGCACCGCGCCGTCGGCCGGCGCAGCGGCGAGCTCGTCGACCAGCGCCGCCAGGATCCGGTCCGCGCACCCGGGGTCCTCCGACAGCGCTCCGAGCACCTCCGCGGCGGCCACGTCGTCGGCTCCCTCGACCACCATGCCGACCAGGGTCGGCACGACACTGGTCATGCCCTGCCGGCCCAGCGCGAGGGCCGCGTGCCGGCGCACCGTCCCGTCCGGGTCGTCGAGGGCCGCGACGAGCACCTCCGTGGCCCCCGGCGCCGTCTCGCCCAACTCGGCGATCGCCACCACCGCCCGCCGCCGGACGTCGACGTCGGCCGAGCGCGCCCCGGCCGCCAGCGTCGCCAGGCCCTCGCCCCCCGCGCGGGCCAGTGCCCAGCGCAGGGCGCCCGCGACGTGCGGGTCGGCCTCCGCCAGGACGGAACCGGCCAGCACCTCCGCGGGGATCGGCCCGTCCTCCGGCTGGGTCAGCACGGCCTGCTGCCGGCGTGCCGCGCTGCCCGAGGAGAGCCCCTGGAGCAGGTCGACGACCCGCAGGACCCCGGCCAGTCCTCGGGCGCCGACGCGTCGATCGCACGCAGCCGGTCGAGCAGTTCCCGTTCCCGCTCCAGGCGCTCCTCCGTCCACCGGATGAGGTCGCCGACCAGGGCAGACGGCGTCATGGCCGGGTCGTCCAGCGCGCGGGCCACCTGCCGGAGCGACAGGCCCAGGGACCGCAGGCTCTCCACCCGGAAGATCCGCCGGATGTCCTCGGCCGAGTACTCGCGGTAGCCACCCACGGTGCGGCCGGTCGGGCGCACCAGCCCGAGGGCGTCGTAGTGCCGCAGCATCCGGGCGCTCACCCCGGACCGACGGGCCACCTCACCGATCAGCACCGTCCGGCCTCCGTCGCCTCGACCGCCGCGGCCCGTTCCGGGCCGAGTGCGACGAGCCGCTTCGCCTCGTCGACCGCGGCGTCGAAGCCGGCCTCCGGGTCGTGCCGGAGCCGGTCCGTGGCCCGGGCGTGCGTGGCGACCATCGGGTCCGGGCACCGCGCAGCCTCCGCCAACGCGGTCTCCGCGGCGTCGCCGAGCTCGACCAGGGCCCGGCTGAGGCTGCGCTGCACCTCCCGGTCGCCCCGGCCCAGCTGGGTGACCAGCTCCTCGGCCAGCCCCCGCTCCGCGCCGTCGGGCGCCAGCGCGACGGCGACCCGCCACGCGGTCCGGGCCACCTCGTCGTCCGGGTCGCGCAGCAGGTCGCCGGTGATCCAGGGCCAGGCGCGCCCGTCACCGATCTTGGACAGCGAGTGCAGGGCCTGGGCGCGGGCCCGGGCGTCCTCGGCGGCCAGTTCGCGGCGGATCCGGGGCAGCGTGACCTCCGCCGGGAGTCGGGTGAGCGCCCAGGACAGCATGTCCCGCACGAAGAAGTCCGGCTCGACCGCGCACCGCTGCACCAACGTCTCCAGCAGGTCGCGGTCGGGGCGGGTGCCGGCCGCCAGGGCTGCCCGCAGCCGCACCGAGGCGTTCTCGGCGCGCAGCGCGGCGTGCAGCGTCGTGCCGTCCGTCGTGTCCATGGGGTCCACCTCCGGCACCCAGCGGACACCGTGACACGGTGTCAGGGTCAAGCCGACGCGCGCGGGGTCCGGGGGCGCTGCGCCCCGCCGCGTGGCTCAGCGCGGCACGAGCACCGACCAGGCGTGCGGCTGCACCCGCCACAGCCGGGACCCGACGGCCTCCTCGAGCTCGCCGTCGGCCACGAGGTCGACCGGGCCGCCCGTGACGGCCACCTCACGGCCCCGGACGACGAGGACGTCGTCGCGCTCGACGTGCCGCCCCTCACGCAGCGCCGCGGCGAAGGCCGCGCGCGCCAGCGGCCCGGTCGCGACGGAGACGACGACGTCGACGAGCCCGTCGTCGAGGCGGGCTCCCGGGGCGATCGGTGTCGCACCGCCGATGGTGGGGCCGTTGCAGACGGCCGCCATCAGGACCGGCGTCTCCCCGTCGGCCGCCCATCCGGCGGCCCCGTGCCCGGCGACCCGGCCGTCGACCTCCACGCGCAGGCACCAGCCGTCCGTGCTCACGCCGGCGACGAGCGCCCCCACCGGGTAGGCGACCTTGCCCAGCCGCTCCTTCAGACCCGCCGCCTCGGCCGACGCCCGGGCCCCGGCACCCCCGTGGACGGCGTTGACCACCACGCCCCCGTCGTCGTCGCGCACGAGGTCCAGCCGCCGCGGGATGCCGTCGAGCACGACCGCGGCGCTCCGCGCCGGGTCGAGGGGCAGGTCCAGGGCCTGGCCGAGGTCGTTGCCGGTCCCGAGCGGGATGATCCCCACCGGGTCCTCCGGGTCCAGGCCGCCGGCGGCGTCCAGCGCAGCGACCGCGGCGTGGACGGACCCGTCGCCGCCGACGACCACGAGCCGCCGGCCCTCCCGGTCGGACACCGCCCGCCGGAGCTCGTCGGCGGACGCCGTCGCGGCCACGGTCACGTCGGCACCCGAGCGGAGCGCGGTCAGCACCGTCTGCACCGAGTCGTCGTCGGTGGTCCCGGCGGCACCGTTCACCACGACCAGCAGCCGCTGCACTCGCGCACCCCGTTCCCCCGCGGTGGCGGGTGAGTCGACAAGAAACCGTCCCCCACCCTGCACCATCACCCGCCCCGGCCGCCGCACCCGCGGCGGGACGGTGGGTGACGGCGGCAGCCCGGGACCCTCAGGACCCCGCCGCCAGCCCCCGTCGCAGCTCGTCCAGGGCCTGCGTGAGCCCCACCCGCGGCGTCCAGCCCCAGGCCCGCGCACGGTCGGCGCGCAGCTGCCCGGTCCAGACCGGCTCGTCGGTCCACTCCGGCGCCACGCCCAGCGCATCGGTCACCGTGCCCAGGTAGTCCCGCCACGTCGCGGGCTCCGCGGCGACGACGACCGGTGTCGTGCGCCCGGCCGCGGGTCCCCGCTCCGGGTCGTCGGCGGTGGCGACGGCGCCGGTGGCGACGTCGGCGAGGAAGGCGGCGAGGTCGTCGACGTGCACCCAGGCCCAGGTCTTCGCCGGGTTCGCCCGCCGCTCGCCGTCGTGGACAGCCCGGGGCCGCAGCGTGTTCCAGACCGACGTCTCCCCCGCCCCAACGATCGCCGGCGGGCGGACCAGCACGGTGGTGAGCCCGCCGACCTCGGCCAGTGCGGCATCGGTGGCGTTCTTGGTGTCCGGGTAGTCGCCGCTGCCCTCGGGCAGCAGGGGTCCGTCCTCGGCCAGGTCCCCGACACCGGCCGACCGGTCGTAGACCCCGGCGGTGGACACGTGCACCAGCCGGGCGACGCCGGCGTCGCGGGCGGCCCGGGCGATCACCGGCGTGCCCTCGACGCCGACCCGGTGCTGCACCTCCCGGGGGGAACCCATCGGGTGGACCGTGGTGACGACGGCGTCGGCACCCTGCACCACCGTCCGGGCGAAGGCCTCGTCGGCGAAGTCGCCGACGTGCTCGGTGACCCCGTCGCCGTCCGGGGCGCTGCCCGGGCGCCGGACGACGGCCCGCACCCGCGCCGCCCGTTCGACCAGCGCCCGGCACACCGCGCTGCCCACCAGTCCGTTCGCACCGGTCACCACCACGACGGGAGAGGGAGGGGTCACGCCGTCCACCCTGCCAGCGACCGCACGGCGCCGCGCGGCAGGCGACGCAGGACCACCGCCGGCGGCGTCCCCGCCCGGGGACGACCGGGCGGGGACGCCGTTCGACGAACAGACCTCAGGGGCCCGCTCCGGCCGGCGTCAGCCGGGCAGGAACGACACGTGCGGGTGGTCCATGTGGTTGGCGGTGGGCGACCCACGGTCGGCCATCGCCTGCCACGTGCCGGTGCGGACCTGGTAGATCCGCTGCTGCCAGATCACGTACTCGACGCGGAACCGGGCGGCGTTGTCGATGACGTACTGGGCGACGGCGTCGCCCTTGGCCCGGTCGGTGTGCACCATGAAGTCGGCCGCGAGGTCCTCGGTCGGGCTGTGGCCGGGCCGGGTGACGACCGATCCGACCCCGAACCGCTCGGCGACCTCCTGGACGGCGGGACGGACGTGCGGAGCCCACACGTCGTAGGCACCGGCGGCGGCAGCGGGCGCGGCCCGCTCCGCGCTCCGGCTGGCCGCCCGCTCGGCGACCCGGGGAGCGGCAGCAGCGGGGGCGGGCACGCCGCCGAGGGTGAGCCGCTGACCGACGCGCAGGGTGTTCGGGTCGGCCCCGACGACCCCCCGGTTGAGGGCGTGCAGCTGCTGCCACGTGGTGCCGTGGGCAGCCGCGATCCTGCCGAGCGTGTCGCCCGCGCGGACGACGTACTCCCCGGAGGCCGTGGTGGCGGGAGCCGTGGTCGCGGGCGCCGCGGTGGCACCACCGATGGTGAGCACCTGACCCACGCGCAGCCGGTTCGGGTCGCTGAGGACGCCGCCGTTCTCCGCGTAGATGGTCTGCCACGTGGTGCCGTGCGCCGCCGCCAGGCGGCTGAGGGTGTCGCCGGGAGCGACCGTGTGCTCCGCGGCGTGCGCCGGGGCGGCCACCGCGAGCGGGACCGAAGCTGCGGCCACGACCGCCAGGGCGGGACGGGCCAGAGACGCCACGGTGGGGCGCCGGGTGGGACGGCGGTGCCGTCCCCGGTGTCGCTGTGTCATGGGGATGTGCCTCTCACCGCCTGCGGAGTTAGCTGTCGGGTTCGGGCGAGAGCTGCCCGGCCGCGCATGCGGCTTCACCCCAGGGCCCGAGGGCCCGGTCCTGCGTGTGGGTCCCCCGCGCCTGCCCGTCGTGTCGCTGGTCCGGTGGCGGTGGGCAGGTTCGGCGGTCCGCCAGCCGGGCCCACCGCAGTCGGTGGACGGGCGCACGGTAGGCAGACGGCCACGGGCGGGGGCAATTCCGCCGGGGCCGTCCACCGGGCTCCGGACCGCCCGGATCGGGGGTGTCGGCGGTGCGCCGGCACCCCGCCTCGGACACCGCTGGACGGTCAGGTGTCCGGCGCCTGGCCAGCGCGTTCCGCCGATCTCGGCCGGTGTCCTCCCGGACCGGTCGGCCCCCGCCGGACGGCCGTCCAGCTGCTGAGTTGGTTGTACCCTGAACTCACTCGCGGTCGGGGTGTCGTGACCGTCTGCAGTCGACCGCGCCAGCGCGCCCCGGCGCCGGCAGCCACCGGCCCCCGGGCCCGACGCCATGCCCACCGCCGGTGGCCCACGCGCAGCGGCCGACGCGCTCGCGGCCCTAGGCTGCCGCATCGTGGACCAGCAGGCACTGACCTCGATCGTCCATCGCTACTGGGACGGGCTGTGGAACCGCCGCGATCTCACGGTGATCGACGAGCTCATCGCCGAGCCCTACGTGCGGCACTCCTCCGCCGGGACCCGGTCGCTCACCCGGGCCCAGTTCACCCGGGAGGTCCGCGACTCCTGGCAGCTGCTGCACGACCCCGCGACCACCGTCGACGACCAGGTGACGGCGGAGGACCGGGTCTGGACGCGGGCCACCACCACCGGCCTGAACCTGGACACCGGCCAGACCTCGGTGGTCACCTGGCTGGTGGTGCACCGGGTCGCCGACGGCCGGATCGCCGAGTCCTGGAGCGCCACCCTGCCCGGCGTCGACTGGCGCTGACCGTCCCCGCCACGCGGGGCTCCTCGGTCAGCCCAGGTCGCGCAGCCGCTGCGCGCCGGCCATCCGACGCCGGCTGACCACCGCGTACAGCGCGACGAACGCGAGCACGCCGACCCCCATGCCGAGCAGCGTCCAGCGCAGCCCGATGGCGTCGGCGAGCAGGCCCAGCGGGAGGGCGGCGATGCCGAACGCGCCGAAGCTGAGCATGATCAGCCCCTGCACCCGCCCGTGGTACTCCAGGTCCGAGAGGGCGATGAGCTGCGACTGGTTGGTGGTCTGGAAGGCGAGCATCGACGCGCCCACGGCGAGGAGCACGACCACGGCGACGGCGGCGTTGGGTGCGATCGCCAGCGCGCAGATGGCGATGCCGAAGACCGCGCCGGAGGCCACCAGCACCCGGGTCTGCCGGACCCACGAGCTGCGCCGCCCCAGCAGCAGCCCCGCCGCCACCCCGCCCACCGCGGACGTCGCCGCCAGGACCCCGTAACCGACCGAGCCGAGGCCGAACAGGTCGCTGGAGATGGTCGGCATGAAGGCCAGGTACGGCAGGCCCATCATGGCCACGCCGATGCCGCACCACACCAGGGCGCTCAGCTCGGGGTGCCGCCGGACGTAGCGCACCCCGTCGGCGAGCTCGCCGAGCGGTGACCGGCCGGAGGCCTCGCCCTGCCGCCGCCCGGCGGGCAGGGCGGCGGTGAGGAGGACCCCGACGGCGGCCAGCACCGCGCTGGACAGGAAGACCGCCTCGACGCCCCAGGTGACCGCGCCGATGACCACCCCGGCCAGCGCCGGGCCGACCACCCGGTTCACCTCGGCGTTCACCAGCAGCAGCGAGACCGCCTGCGGCACCGAGCCACGCGGCACCAGCTCGCTCAGGAAGGCCATCCGGGCCGGGTTGAACAGCGCGAACCCCACGGCCTGGAGCACGCCGGCGCCGAGCAGCATCCAGTAGGCGATGACGTCGAGGACGACCGCCAGCCCGATCCAGGCGCTGGACACGGCCAGCAGCAGGACCGAGACCTGCAGCACCAGCCGCTTGGGCAGCCGGTCCGCGGCGACGCCACCCCACGGCGTGGCCACCAGCAGCGCCACCCCGAACGCCAGCAGCACCCCGCCCAGCGCGGCGTTGGACCCGGTGAGCTCGAAGGCCAGCCAGCTGCGGGCGATCGCCTGGGCCATGACGCCGAGGAAGACCGCGGCGGCGTTGAGGTAGAGGACGAGGAAGCCGCCGATGCGGAGCAGCGCCATCGCGCCGAGAGCCGACGGGGCCTCCGGCGTCGCGGGGGGCACCGTGCCGGGAACCGGGACCGCGGGTACCGGCACCTCGGGCGCCGGCACCTGTCCCGCGGCGGCCGGCGACGGTGCGGGCCCGTCGCGCTCCGCGTCGACGTCCTGGACGGCTTCCCCGCTCATGGCTCCCCTCGACCGGCCTCCGCACGGGTCACCGGGCCGGCCGGCACGGCCTCCCGATCGGACGGCGGCACCTGCGACCCTGCCACACCCGGCGCACGACGCAACCAAGCGCAGCCGACCCCGGCCGGCCGGTCAGTGCCGGAGCGCCGCCACCAGCCCCGTCCTGCGGTCACTGGGCGGCACCCCCAGCTCGGCGGCGAGGACGGCCCGGAACTGCTCGAACGCCCGCAGCACCTCATCGACGGTGCCCTCCGCCACGTGCACGCGGCCCACGAGAGCCAGCGACACCGCGCTCCCGGCCGGGTCAGGTGCGGCTGGGCTCCCGCACCCGGTCTGGCTCGGCGACCTGCCCCCGCCCCAGAGCGCTCGGCCACCAGACCCGGTCGCCGAGCAGGTGGACGGCCGCGGGCACGAGCAGCGAGCGGACGACGAAGGTGTCGATCAGCACGCCGACCCCGACCAGGAACCCGAGCTGGATCAGGATGACCAGCGGGAGCACGGTGAGCGCCCCGAAGGTGGCGGCCAGGACGAGCCCGGCGCTGGTGATGACCCCGCCGGTCACGGTCAGGGCCCGGGTCATGCCCGCCCCCGTCCCCTGCTGCAGCGACTCCTCGCGGGCGCGGGTCATCAGGAAGATGCTGTAGTCGATCCCCAGCGCGACGAGGAACACGAACCCGATCAGCAGCACCTGCGGATCGCTGCCCGGGAAG from Modestobacter roseus encodes the following:
- a CDS encoding HEAT repeat domain-containing protein, which translates into the protein MLTQPEDGPIPAEVLAGSVLAEADPHVAGALRWALARAGGEGLATLAAGARSADVDVRRRAVVAIAELGETAPGATEVLVAALDDPDGTVRRHAALALGRQGMTSVVPTLVGMVVEGADDVAAAEVLGALSEDPGCADRILAALVDELAAAPADGAVRIRLAQALVELAGTTGQEVLRRLAQDDDRTVALVASAFVGVLDERAAADGTA
- a CDS encoding diacylglycerol/lipid kinase family protein; this encodes MQRLLVVVNGAAGTTDDDSVQTVLTALRSGADVTVAATASADELRRAVSDREGRRLVVVGGDGSVHAAVAALDAAGGLDPEDPVGIIPLGTGNDLGQALDLPLDPARSAAVVLDGIPRRLDLVRDDDGGVVVNAVHGGAGARASAEAAGLKERLGKVAYPVGALVAGVSTDGWCLRVEVDGRVAGHGAAGWAADGETPVLMAAVCNGPTIGGATPIAPGARLDDGLVDVVVSVATGPLARAAFAAALREGRHVERDDVLVVRGREVAVTGGPVDLVADGELEEAVGSRLWRVQPHAWSVLVPR
- a CDS encoding MFS transporter; the protein is MSGEAVQDVDAERDGPAPSPAAAGQVPAPEVPVPAVPVPGTVPPATPEAPSALGAMALLRIGGFLVLYLNAAAVFLGVMAQAIARSWLAFELTGSNAALGGVLLAFGVALLVATPWGGVAADRLPKRLVLQVSVLLLAVSSAWIGLAVVLDVIAYWMLLGAGVLQAVGFALFNPARMAFLSELVPRGSVPQAVSLLLVNAEVNRVVGPALAGVVIGAVTWGVEAVFLSSAVLAAVGVLLTAALPAGRRQGEASGRSPLGELADGVRYVRRHPELSALVWCGIGVAMMGLPYLAFMPTISSDLFGLGSVGYGVLAATSAVGGVAAGLLLGRRSSWVRQTRVLVASGAVFGIAICALAIAPNAAVAVVVLLAVGASMLAFQTTNQSQLIALSDLEYHGRVQGLIMLSFGAFGIAALPLGLLADAIGLRWTLLGMGVGVLAFVALYAVVSRRRMAGAQRLRDLG
- a CDS encoding LysM peptidoglycan-binding domain-containing protein, encoding MAAASVPLAVAAPAHAAEHTVAPGDTLSRLAAAHGTTWQTIYAENGGVLSDPNRLRVGQVLTIGGATAAPATTAPATTASGEYVVRAGDTLGRIAAAHGTTWQQLHALNRGVVGADPNTLRVGQRLTLGGVPAPAAAAPRVAERAASRSAERAAPAAAAGAYDVWAPHVRPAVQEVAERFGVGSVVTRPGHSPTEDLAADFMVHTDRAKGDAVAQYVIDNAARFRVEYVIWQQRIYQVRTGTWQAMADRGSPTANHMDHPHVSFLPG
- a CDS encoding NAD-dependent epimerase/dehydratase family protein; its protein translation is MTPPSPVVVVTGANGLVGSAVCRALVERAARVRAVVRRPGSAPDGDGVTEHVGDFADEAFARTVVQGADAVVTTVHPMGSPREVQHRVGVEGTPVIARAARDAGVARLVHVSTAGVYDRSAGVGDLAEDGPLLPEGSGDYPDTKNATDAALAEVGGLTTVLVRPPAIVGAGETSVWNTLRPRAVHDGERRANPAKTWAWVHVDDLAAFLADVATGAVATADDPERGPAAGRTTPVVVAAEPATWRDYLGTVTDALGVAPEWTDEPVWTGQLRADRARAWGWTPRVGLTQALDELRRGLAAGS
- a CDS encoding HEAT repeat domain-containing protein; amino-acid sequence: MDTTDGTTLHAALRAENASVRLRAALAAGTRPDRDLLETLVQRCAVEPDFFVRDMLSWALTRLPAEVTLPRIRRELAAEDARARAQALHSLSKIGDGRAWPWITGDLLRDPDDEVARTAWRVAVALAPDGAERGLAEELVTQLGRGDREVQRSLSRALVELGDAAETALAEAARCPDPMVATHARATDRLRHDPEAGFDAAVDEAKRLVALGPERAAAVEATEAGRC
- a CDS encoding putative quinol monooxygenase, encoding MPTPTDDRRDLLTVIASMRAAPGKRDELRAALEALVEPTSREQGYVNYDLHQGVEDPDAFFFYENWESGQDLDAHLAAEHLTAFAARIPELLDEAGLTVNRVRRIA
- a CDS encoding DUF3500 domain-containing protein; protein product: MAAPGTVADEDGPDGRAAREVAARMAEAAGAWLDSLDAEQRRVATAPVPSSDASDAERRRWFYTPTDHGGLTVHAQRPAQQRGAMRLVSTGLSTPGYVTVATIIGLENVLDQVEGFVTRFDRERGRDPGLYHLRVFGEPGGTAPWGWRFGGHHVSLNNLVVDGALVATTPCFLGADPATSPLLGGAVNRPLGRVEDLARDLVRSLPADLAARAVLLDRAPSDLVTANRTTVAAGDRALPLAAIWRDEQFPDPVEQAKLQALSDAIDEAAGYGPAEHAALEYSAEPRGVPAAELDAGQRELVRALLATYLDRVPAGVSPLGRYADDAALDAVSFAWAGPTEPGAPHYYRLQGPRLLIEWDNTQRGANHAHSVWRDPEADFGLDVLARHRSAHHH
- a CDS encoding MerR family transcriptional regulator; protein product: MLIGEVARRSGVSARMLRHYDALGLVRPTGRTVGGYREYSAEDIRRIFRVESLRSLGLSLRQVARALDDPAMTPSALVGDLIRWTEERLERERELLDRLRAIDASAPEDWPGSCGSSTCSRGSPRAARHAGSRPC
- a CDS encoding ester cyclase; translation: MDQQALTSIVHRYWDGLWNRRDLTVIDELIAEPYVRHSSAGTRSLTRAQFTREVRDSWQLLHDPATTVDDQVTAEDRVWTRATTTGLNLDTGQTSVVTWLVVHRVADGRIAESWSATLPGVDWR